One window of Mailhella massiliensis genomic DNA carries:
- the tnpA gene encoding IS200/IS605 family transposase, translating into MAKEQNLAHTKCLCRYHIVFTSKYRRKVIYGQYREETGKIIRQLCNYKIIEIIERHMMIDHVHMLVMIPLKYAISSVMGYIKGKSSLMIFDKFSQLKYRYGNWIFWSVGYYVSTAGLNEATIRKYIREQDREYIMLDKRTSREYTDPFSSKQGKLL; encoded by the coding sequence ATGGCGAAAGAACAAAATCTGGCACATACGAAATGTCTGTGTAGGTACCATATTGTCTTCACTTCCAAGTATAGGAGAAAAGTAATTTATGGGCAATACCGTGAGGAAACAGGAAAAATAATACGACAGCTTTGTAATTACAAGATAATTGAAATTATTGAGAGACATATGATGATAGACCATGTGCATATGCTTGTCATGATACCGCTAAAGTATGCGATATCATCGGTTATGGGGTATATAAAGGGTAAAAGTTCTCTGATGATTTTTGATAAATTTTCCCAACTGAAATACCGGTATGGCAATTGGATATTCTGGAGCGTGGGATATTACGTCAGCACAGCAGGTTTGAACGAAGCAACAATCAGGAAATATATACGGGAGCAGGATAGAGAATATATCATGCTCGATAAGAGGACGAGCAGGGAATATACGGATCCGTTCAGTTCAAAGCAAGGAAAGCTCCTTTAG
- a CDS encoding outer membrane homotrimeric porin, whose product MKKLTTLLLAAGMVFAASAPASAVDVKMDGSYLFQFTQGAGASFDNSKFDKEMQMVRIGMTFSVSEQLSGYIQTHSKWDWGRTETSLGGADGLGTHPDMYLRQAYIDWLIPSTDVKVRMGRQLLALPALANGKNVALWWSDPADGIAIDATVTDWLSLSAWWARYSRTAAGAGYTNAYDTAGSNAADVFALAADFTYFDGFRFQPFFAFAAQGDNTMNDSANGTANALLPKGADIENNTYWVGFTGTMTYFDPFQAKLGFMYGDRDFKSSTGEPSQHGYFMDATVSYKTAYGTPELLAFYGSGDDDDVQYAYQENMPSLVGRFKGSYGFFNGSGLEDNNLQNNHTGMGVWGLRAAWKNISFIEDLSHEVAVMYAQGTNDAKNKAFGIAPHKYMTTEDSVIELDFSTTYNIYKNLTAYLEAAYVFEDFDNGGKYRQSSYEDAWKVALQFEYKF is encoded by the coding sequence ATGAAAAAGCTTACCACGCTTCTTCTGGCCGCCGGCATGGTGTTTGCCGCGTCCGCTCCCGCTTCCGCCGTTGATGTGAAGATGGACGGCTCCTATCTGTTCCAGTTCACCCAGGGCGCCGGCGCCTCCTTCGACAACAGCAAGTTCGATAAGGAAATGCAGATGGTCCGCATCGGCATGACCTTCTCCGTTTCCGAACAGCTCTCCGGCTACATCCAGACCCACAGCAAGTGGGACTGGGGCCGCACTGAAACCAGCCTCGGCGGCGCTGACGGTCTCGGCACTCATCCCGACATGTACCTCCGTCAGGCCTACATCGACTGGCTCATCCCCAGCACCGATGTGAAGGTTCGCATGGGTCGTCAGCTCCTCGCCCTGCCCGCCCTTGCCAACGGCAAGAACGTGGCTCTGTGGTGGTCTGATCCCGCCGACGGCATCGCCATCGACGCTACCGTGACCGACTGGCTGTCCCTGTCCGCCTGGTGGGCCCGTTACAGCCGTACCGCCGCTGGCGCCGGCTACACCAACGCCTACGACACCGCCGGCTCCAACGCCGCCGACGTGTTCGCCCTGGCTGCCGACTTCACCTACTTCGACGGCTTCCGCTTCCAGCCCTTCTTCGCCTTCGCCGCTCAGGGTGACAACACCATGAACGACTCCGCCAACGGCACCGCCAACGCGCTGCTGCCCAAGGGCGCCGATATTGAAAACAACACCTACTGGGTCGGCTTCACCGGCACCATGACCTATTTCGACCCCTTCCAGGCGAAGCTCGGCTTCATGTACGGCGATCGTGACTTCAAGAGCAGCACCGGCGAACCCAGCCAGCACGGCTACTTCATGGACGCCACCGTGTCCTACAAGACCGCTTACGGTACTCCTGAACTGCTCGCCTTCTACGGCTCCGGCGACGATGACGACGTGCAGTACGCCTATCAGGAAAACATGCCTTCTCTGGTCGGCCGCTTCAAGGGTTCCTACGGCTTCTTCAACGGTTCCGGTCTTGAAGACAACAACCTCCAGAACAACCACACCGGTATGGGCGTCTGGGGCCTCCGCGCTGCCTGGAAGAACATCTCCTTCATCGAAGATCTCTCCCACGAAGTGGCTGTGATGTACGCTCAGGGTACCAACGATGCCAAGAACAAGGCCTTCGGTATCGCTCCCCACAAGTACATGACCACTGAAGACTCCGTGATCGAACTCGACTTCAGCACCACCTACAACATCTACAAGAACCTGACCGCTTACCTCGAAGCCGCCTATGTGTTCGAAGACTTCGACAACGGTGGCAAGTATCGTCAGTCTTCTTATGAAGATGCCTGGAAGGTTGCTCTCCAGTTCGAATACAAGTTCTAA
- a CDS encoding helix-turn-helix domain-containing protein, whose product MPIVSNLGTIMKSKNLTYEDLQFLSKVAPDTIARARDGRIATCKLATLEKLAMALDVDIHQLFSQTRAKENA is encoded by the coding sequence ATGCCGATAGTCAGCAATCTCGGAACCATCATGAAAAGCAAGAACCTGACCTATGAGGACCTGCAGTTTCTTTCCAAGGTGGCGCCCGACACCATCGCCCGCGCGAGGGATGGAAGAATAGCCACCTGCAAGCTGGCTACGCTGGAAAAGCTGGCCATGGCTCTGGATGTAGACATCCATCAGTTGTTCAGCCAGACCAGAGCAAAGGAAAATGCGTGA
- a CDS encoding response regulator transcription factor — protein sequence MLHSLKKQLSVFDLRLLIATSDTPTMKNIFAYLEPMGYQLDSAASSDEVRNCLKTSSYDALILDSQLSDQNGIPLYTCLRMEHLASPIILLTPDTTMENLPRYLNSGADDIVISPLHLLELEARVLASIRLSKAHLVSSKLSWAGIELDSHAHTVTCDGKNLHLPPMAFTLLARLMKSAPNVVTRSELQNELYGDTPPSSDALRTYIHILRSRLEKENKPILKTVPRVGFRLVPMP from the coding sequence ATGCTGCACAGCCTGAAAAAACAGCTTTCTGTTTTTGATCTTCGTCTGCTTATCGCCACTTCCGATACGCCGACCATGAAGAATATATTCGCGTACCTGGAGCCTATGGGGTATCAGCTCGACAGTGCCGCAAGCAGCGACGAGGTGCGCAACTGTCTGAAAACTTCCTCCTATGACGCGCTTATTCTCGATTCGCAGCTGAGCGATCAGAACGGGATTCCCCTCTATACCTGTCTGCGCATGGAACATCTGGCGAGTCCCATCATTCTGCTGACTCCTGATACCACCATGGAAAATCTGCCCCGGTACCTGAACAGCGGTGCTGACGATATCGTGATCAGTCCGCTGCATCTTCTGGAGCTGGAAGCGAGGGTGCTGGCTTCCATACGTCTTTCCAAGGCGCATCTTGTTTCGAGCAAATTGAGCTGGGCGGGCATAGAGCTTGATTCCCATGCTCATACCGTGACATGCGACGGCAAAAATCTGCATTTGCCGCCCATGGCCTTCACGCTGCTTGCCAGACTCATGAAGTCCGCGCCCAACGTGGTAACCCGGAGTGAGCTTCAGAACGAACTCTACGGTGATACTCCTCCCAGCAGCGATGCGTTGCGGACCTATATTCACATCCTGCGCAGCCGTCTGGAAAAGGAAAACAAGCCCATTCTGAAAACGGTACCCCGGGTAGGGTTCCGTCTGGTGCCCATGCCTTAG